The DNA region CGGCGGGGACCGCCGCCCGCGGCTCCAGCCAGCGGGCGGCGAACCATGCGGTCGTCGGCACGAGTGCAACGCCGAACACCAGAGACGGTGCGCGCAGCGCCCACTCCGAGTCGCCGGCGAGCGCGATCCAGCCGTGAAGCAACAGGCCGTAGAGGGGCCCGTGCACGTTTTCGAGCCAGCGCGAGAGATCCATGGGGAGTCCGAGCTGCACGCTGTGCCAGGTGAGGATCTCGTCGGCCCACAGACTCTGGGATCCGAGCCGGAACGCGCGCACCACGGCAGCCACGAGCGTGGCCCCGAGGATCGAACCTCGGACTCCCGATGGGATCGACAAGTGGTGCGAGCGGGCGGGTTCCGGAGGACGACGGAGTGGCGAAGACGAGTGCGTTGGCACCCCCGTCAGTACGCTCCCTCCCGGGACAGCACCGCGGGTAGCGTGCGGAGCAGGATGCGCAGATCGAGCCACAGCGAACGGTGCTTGATGTACTCCAGATCGAGTCGCATCCACTCCTTGAAGGACAGCCGGCTGCGACCGCTGATCTGCCACAGGCAGGTGATGCCCGGTTTCACGTCGAGCCGGCGCCACTGCCAGGGCTCGTACTGCTCGACCTCCTCGGGAATCGGAGGCCGCGGCCCGACCAGCGACATGTCGCCGATCAGCACGTTCACGAATTGCGGGATCTCGTCGAGGCTCGTGACCCTCAGGAAACGTCCCACCCGGGTGACGCGCGGGTCGCGGCTGATCTTGAAGATCGGGCCGTCGCACTCGTTCAGATGTGAAAGATGGTGTCGGTTGCGATCCGCTCCCACCACCATCGATCGGAACTTGAGGAACCAGAACGCGCGCCCATTGCGACCGACGCGCCGCGAGAAGTAGAGGATCGGGCCATGCGACTCGAGCTTGATCGCGATCGCGATCGCCGCGATCACGGGCGCGAGCAGAATCAGCGCGACGGTGGCCGCGAGCAGGTCGAGCACCCGCTTGCCGAACTTGAGATAGAGGCCGGTATCGACCGCCACCGGATGCGCCGGCACAGCGGTGACGGCCGGCAACGTGCTCGGCGTTCGCACGCGTGGCGCCCAGGCATCGGAATGCCCGTTCGCTCGCGCTCGACCGCTCGAGCGCACGCGCTGATAGCCGAGCGCTCCGACGGGAGTACGCGACTCGGCCGCGCGCGAGGCCTCCGCCGCGAGCCCTGCGTCCAGGTACGCATGCGACCGGGATCGCGAGTCTGGAGAAAGGGTCACGGACGAAGCAATCGGGCCACCGCGGCCGATCGAGTCGGCCGGAGTGTCACTGGTGGGGGACGCCAGGATCTCGGGCTCCATAGTTGCCGCTCTCGGTTGTGTCGCCCGCAAAAAAGCCGAGGGTAGGGACTACCCCCTCGGCTCAAAGCTCTCGCTTCATCCGTTGGCAATGGGTCCGGAACGCACGGAGTACGAGCGACGGGGGGAACACCAAGGTGCGTATACCTCAGATGCATGTCCTAGCGGCGTGCTAGGCGCCCGGGTCATCTCGACCCGGAGAGGCTCGTGTTCACCTACGAACCCAGTTAGCAAGGAGCTCTGGCGTTTCCTCCGCAGCATTGAAAGCGGCCCGGTCCAGTACGACGGTCATGACTTTATCAACCACCTGCGCCCGGTTCAAGGAATCTCTGAACCGCTTCGCACCCCGCCCCAGCGGTCGCAAAGCGCCTTCGGGGCTGGTTAATGCACCGTTCGTGCCGGCGGATCAGTCCGCGTCTGGAAGTGCGGCCGCCTCGACCCGGAACACGGTGACGCCGGTCTCCGGGTCACTCCGCAGCGGCACCAGGGCGCGCGGCAGGCGGCGCTCCGGATAGCGCCGCGCGAGCGATTCGAGCTCGCGGGTCGGCAGGATCGCGTAGCGCACTCGATAGCGCTGCATGCGGGATTCGAACCGTGCATCGTCGGCCACCACCACGTAGTGCGACGGACGATCCGCGAACCACGAGTAGAACGAAGTCGTGAACACCATGACCGCCTCGTCGGGACTCAGATGTGCGCGCAGGAACGCCGCCTCCGCTCGAGCCGCCGCGATCTCGGCCGGTGCGAACCGCACCAGTGCGGTGCGCGCCACCACGGCTTGCGCCAGCGCGGCGACCATCGCAGCGGCGATCAGCACGTGGCGTCCGCGCAGATGCCCGGCGAGCGCGCGAGCTGCGAACCGGGGCCACAGCCATGCGGCGCCGACTCCTGTCAGCACCGCGAAACACGATCCGGCGGCCGTGAAGTAGCGGGCGTCCCAGGTAATCGCGAACACGAACGGGAGTACCACGCCGAGATACGCCCACAGCGGCCACGCCGCGGAGTCACGGCGCAGCTTCCACGCCCCGGCGACGAGCAGCGGCATCCACCACACCCCTCCCGCCATCTCGTTCGGCAGGGTCCAGCGCCCGAAACGGTAGACCGACTCCATCAGGTGCTGCGCGACCTGCGGGAGGTGCGCGAGCAGGAACTCGAACGGGCTCGCGGTCGGACGTTCGAGCGAGGTCATGATGCCGAGCACGTCGGCGTACGGGGTCTGGCCGAACGCGCCGACGTCGCTGTAGAACGGCACACCGAACAGCCGCAGGTTGCGCAACACGAACGGCGACGCGACCACCGCCGCCGCGAGTGCCATCACCACCGCGCTGCGCATCCACGTGCCGAGTCGCGGCACCGGCGGGCGCACGAGCGCCACCAGCACGGCCGGGATCGCCACCAGAGTGAACCCGCGTACCAGGAACGCCGCTCCGAGCAGTGCGCCGGTCGCGACATCGAGCCACAGCGGGCGCGTGGTCGATCCGGCCCGCCACGCGGCGGCGGCCAGCGCGCCGGTGAGCAGACCCGCGAATGGGGCATCCACCATCACGCGCACCGACATCTGGATGGCGTGGGGATTGATCGCGAGCGCGAAGGCAGCCGCCAGCGCCGCCCCGCGGCCGAAGCCGAGGTTGCGGGCCAGCGCCCAGGTTCCGAGCACCGCCAGCAGCCCGCCGATCAGAGACACCGCGACCCCGGCGCCAAACGGCGACAGACTCGCGCGCATCAGCATCGCGATCGCAAACGGATCGCCCGGCTCCTTGAAGGTCTCCGGCATCGGCAGGCGCTCGGGACTCATCCACGCCGGCCACAACGCGGGATTCGAAAAGCCCTCGCCACGCTCGAAGCAGCGCGCCACGTTCAGCAGGTGCGCGCTGTCGGGATCCATGTTGCGCTCGGTCGCGGCCGGCGACGCGAACAGTCGGAGCGCGAGCGCCAGTGCCAGCACCAGGCCAAGCCCCAGCGGCGTTGGCATCCGCGGCCGTGCGATCGGCACGGTGGTGCTCACGAGCCTTCCCGCGGCAGGCGCACGCGCAACACGCGGTAGCCGTCGCGCTCGAACACCGTCTCGACTCGCCGCGGGCGAGCAGTCAGTGCGCGCCACCCCTTGGTCGTGAGCGAATCGTCCTCGGGCCGGTACACCACGTAGAGCGGTCGGTCGAAACGCGCCAATGCCGAGAGGCTCGCGTCCGCGTTTGGTGCCGCGCCGTACAGATCGGCGGCGACCGCGCGACGTTCGCGCACCTGGTCGAGCGGAAACGCCGCCCGCTCGGGGCCGAACGAGGTGCCCAGATACAGCACGCGTGCCGATTTGACCATCAACGCGTCGCGGAAGCCGGCGTCGAGCACCATCGCGTCGGGCGGCGTGTGATCGCGAATCCACTCCGCCATCGCGAGTGCACCCGGGGGCTCGGTCACGACCGGATCGGTGCGCCCGCGCGGGTCGGAGAGGTAGCCGTAGAACGTGAGCACGACCGGCACCAGCGCAAGGGTCGCGAGCGTGATCCGCCGCCGCGGTGTCGCGTTGGCACCCCACGCCCACTCGCCGATCGCCGGCGCGGCGAGCAGCACGCCCAGCACGAATGCCTGAAACACGAATTTCATCTCGTTGTTCTCGGGCAGGTGCACGACCAGTGCGAAGACGGTCATCATGAACCACGCGAGCGAAACGAGCGTTCGCGCCGGATGCGCGGTCGCCCATGCCTCGCGGATCGGTTTCCAGATCGCGATCCACACCACGGCACCGGCGGTCGCAAACGTCCACAGCATCATCGGACTGATCTGAAGATAGCGGTGTCGAAGTCCGGACGACTCGGCCGCCCACCCGCTCGCGACCGACAACAGATAGGGAGTGGTGAGGAGCCCGGCCGCGAGCGTGACGGACAGCGCCGGCATCAGCCGACGCGGAGCGGGAAGCGCGCGCCGCGCACTCGGCACCCACTGATGGATCGCGAGTGCCAGCGACAGCGTCACGCACCACACCGGAATCACCGACAGGCCGACGACCCCGTGGAACAGCATGGTGCCGGTGGCTCCGGCGAATGCGAGGGTCAAGGCGCGACGGTCGCCGGTCGTCACCCAACTCACGATGCCCGACAGGTGCACGAGCATCATCAGGTATCCGAACGCGAGCGGGCTCCCGAGCATCAGCTTGTCGAGGAAGCTCACCATGTGCGAGTAGGGTGCTGAGAGCGAATAGATGATCCGATCGTCGCCGAGCCGCAGCGTCGCGAGCTGCTGACGGACGTCGGCGAGATCGCGAGTCTCGCCGACCAGCGCCTTGAGCAGGTGCAGCGGCCACAGCATCCATGCCCCGGCGTTCAGCCCGACGCACGTGACCACCGCAACCGCGGTCGCCGCCGCCCCGCGCCACAGGCGCTGCGCGACCAGCGCCGTGCAGACGACGGTCGCAAACGCCGTGGCGACGTTGAACGCGGACATGAAGTGAAAGGTGTCGCCGTGGCGCAGTGAAACGAGCTGCGCCATGAACAAATTGTAGAACCACACATAGTGCAGCGGGATCGATGCGAAGCGCGGATCTTCGGGGGGAAGCCCGCGCGCCAGGATCTGCATCGCGATCGCGGCATGGGTCCAGGTGTCACCGCGCACTTCGATGTAGCGATTGAGAAACGGCGGGATCGAGACCGCGATTGCGAGCAGCGAGGCGACGATCACCGCACCCCGAGGCAGCTCGAACCCCTCGCGGATGCGCCGCGTCTCAGGCGTCGCCAGCCACGCGGCGGCGCTCGCCAGCGCGATCATGAGCGCCGCGTTCCCGAGCGACACTCCCACCGCCAGCAGCGCACACGCGAGGACTCCGGATATCAGCGGCGAAAGTGCCAGCGACAGCGCGAGCCGGGCGGCGCCACGGGCGTCGGGAGTCAGCACGCGAGCGAGCACGAGACCCGGGAACAACCCCAGCCATGGATAGCTGGCGAGTTCGGCCAGCGGATGCGCGGGGATCGAGGCCATCCCCGCGAGACCCATCAAAGCGGCGAGCCGCACGGCAATTCGCTTCATGAAGCTCGCCATGATAGCGCACCGTCGCCGGTGCTCCACGCACCCGAGCGTCGCCGCGACTCGCTGCGATCGCGCGCTTCGGCAGGTGGGTTCATCGGGGGGACAACCGATACACCACGATGCGCGGTCCACGACGCTGCCAGCGCTGCGGTTCGAAGCTCGCGATCGGCGTCGCCTCGCGCGCGAGCGCGCGGTAGAACGCGGGCCCGCTGCTGTCGGCGGGGGCTGCCCTCGCGCGCATCGCATCGACCACTTCACCGCTCACCATCGCCCACTGAAAACCGTCGGCGCGATAATCGGCGAGCGATCGGGCGGAGAATCCCATGTCCGTG from Candidatus Eisenbacteria bacterium includes:
- a CDS encoding sugar transferase, producing MEPEILASPTSDTPADSIGRGGPIASSVTLSPDSRSRSHAYLDAGLAAEASRAAESRTPVGALGYQRVRSSGRARANGHSDAWAPRVRTPSTLPAVTAVPAHPVAVDTGLYLKFGKRVLDLLAATVALILLAPVIAAIAIAIKLESHGPILYFSRRVGRNGRAFWFLKFRSMVVGADRNRHHLSHLNECDGPIFKISRDPRVTRVGRFLRVTSLDEIPQFVNVLIGDMSLVGPRPPIPEEVEQYEPWQWRRLDVKPGITCLWQISGRSRLSFKEWMRLDLEYIKHRSLWLDLRILLRTLPAVLSREGAY